From the genome of Fibrobacter sp.:
GAATCCCTGTGGAAGACCCTGTTGGTAACATGATTGTGGATATTGGCGGTGGCACTTCTGACATTGCCGTGATTGCTTTGAACGGAACGGTCTGCAACGCTTCTGTGCGCGTTGGCGGTGACGAAATGGACGAAGCCATCGTGGGCTACCTGCGTAGGATGTACAACTTGCATGTGGGCGAAAGTACTGCTGAACAGATCAAGATACAGATTGGTTCAGCAAGCCCTCTGGAAGAAGAACTGACTATGGAAGTTCGCGGTCACGACTTTATTGCGGGTATGCCCCGTACCATGACCATCAACAGCACGGAAATTCGTGAAGCCTTGAACGAACCTGTGACCGCCATTATCGAAGCGGTGAAACAGGCCTTGAGCATGACGCCTGCAGAACTTTCTGCTGACATTTATGACAAGGGCATTATCATGACTGGCGGTGGCTCCCAGCTTCGCGGCTTTGATGAACGTATCCGCAAGGAGACGGGCCTTTCTGTAAACGTTATCGACGAAGCTCTGGTGTGCGTCTGCAAGGGTGCCGCCCGCATTCTCGAAGATTTGGACAAGTATCGTCCCGTATTGATTGCCTCGTCGAACTAGCCCAACTGAAAACGGTCCTCGATGCTTAGAGCGTTCCGCTTTATTGTCGGTTTGTTTTCGCAGAAGCATGGCATAGTCGCCTTTGCATTCTTTCTACTGCTAGGAATCTTGATGCGTCAGGCCCCGGAGGCCACGCAGAAGAGCGTCATATCGGCGGCTCTCGCTTCCGTGTTTTATCCGGCGCAGATGGTAATTTCGTCGGTAGATGAATTCCGTTCAGTGGCTCATGAAAATGAGATGCTGAAAGAGGAAAACGCAAGGCTCCGGCAAGAGACG
Proteins encoded in this window:
- a CDS encoding rod shape-determining protein; the protein is MFGLFSCDIGIDLGTANTLVHVAGQGIVINEPTVIAVDSKNNRVSAIGFEAKKMLGRTPGETRAVRPMRDGVIADFELVETLLQTFIKRVQKYPLWMVKPRVVVGVPSGITEVEKRAVIDAAKQAGAKEVHLVHEPMAAAVGMGIPVEDPVGNMIVDIGGGTSDIAVIALNGTVCNASVRVGGDEMDEAIVGYLRRMYNLHVGESTAEQIKIQIGSASPLEEELTMEVRGHDFIAGMPRTMTINSTEIREALNEPVTAIIEAVKQALSMTPAELSADIYDKGIIMTGGGSQLRGFDERIRKETGLSVNVIDEALVCVCKGAARILEDLDKYRPVLIASSN